In the Acidobacteriota bacterium genome, CCGTTCGTAGGCCGCCTGCGATTCCGCCAGGCGGCGCTGCCAAAGGCGCCCCAACACTTCGGCTGCCGCCAACTCGGTAGCGTTCAGCCCGCTGTTGTCGACATAAGCGGTGATGGCAGCCACCGGATAAACATGGTGCTCTTCGATGAGCAAGGTCATTCCGTTGCGCAGCACCGCCCGGGTGAAGTGCCCGTCGCTCTCGTATTCCTGAAAGGCACGAAAATGGGGCGGGCCGCTGATGATGCGGGTTTGAGCCGCCAGGGTGAGAGTGGCCGAGAGGAAAAGGAGGGCTCCCAGCAAAAGCCTGAGAGCGGTTGAGCCAGGGCGATACAGTGGTGAGGCGGACATACGCCCCATCCTATCAAATCGCGGTCTTCCGCTAATGAAACCTCGCCCCCGCAAGCTGCGTCTTGCTCACTGCCGAGAGTTTATTTGCGAACCGGGCCCGGCGCCGCCCCGGGCGGACCACACGGCCGGTTTGCTATGATTTCAGATGGGTAATGGCGAACTTGAAACCAACCATGGAGTCGGACGAGTTGCTGGAAGGCCTCAAGCAGCGCGATGCTGAGGCCATCGATCAGCTTCTGTTGCAGTATTCTCGTCCTCTCTTCGGCGTGATCCTGAACTACACCAAGAATCCCTCGGATACGGAAGAGGTCTTGCAGGACACCTTGCTGAAAATCGTCCGCAAGATCGACACCTTCAGGGCCGAAAGCGACATCTGGCCGTGGATGAAGCGCATCGCCATCAACAACGCCATCATGTGGCTGCGCAAGCACCGTTTGACCCGCGAACACGAGACTCAACTGGAAGACGGCTATCCCCAATATGCCAAGGACGGAACCATACAGTATCCGGTCTTCGGATGGTCGGTCGATCCTGAAGAGGTGGCGCTCAATTCCGAGCTTTCCGACCAACTCCACGACGCCATCCAGTCGCTCCCCTATCAATACCGTGTCCCGCTGGTTTTGCGGGATGTAGAGGGATATTCGATCAAGCAGATATCGTCCCTTCTCACCCTCAAGGAGGCCACCACGAAGACGCGCATTCACCGCGCCCGGCTCTTTGTGCGGGAGAAACTCTCGAATTACTTGAATGGGGCACTATGAACGAAGACTTCTTGAAGTGCAGAGATTGCGTAGACCTGTTGCTGGACTACATCGACGGCAATCTGCCGGAGGAAATGAGCGAGCGGCTGGACGAGCATTTCGAGGCCTGTCCGCCTTGCAAGAATTTCCTCAGTACCTACAAGACGAGCACTGAAATGATGAACCGGCTTGAACGGCGCAACGTTCAGGT is a window encoding:
- a CDS encoding sigma-70 family RNA polymerase sigma factor — encoded protein: MANLKPTMESDELLEGLKQRDAEAIDQLLLQYSRPLFGVILNYTKNPSDTEEVLQDTLLKIVRKIDTFRAESDIWPWMKRIAINNAIMWLRKHRLTREHETQLEDGYPQYAKDGTIQYPVFGWSVDPEEVALNSELSDQLHDAIQSLPYQYRVPLVLRDVEGYSIKQISSLLTLKEATTKTRIHRARLFVREKLSNYLNGAL
- a CDS encoding zf-HC2 domain-containing protein — its product is MNEDFLKCRDCVDLLLDYIDGNLPEEMSERLDEHFEACPPCKNFLSTYKTSTEMMNRLERRNVQVPSELHGRLKAFLRNNM